Below is a window of Malania oleifera isolate guangnan ecotype guangnan chromosome 1, ASM2987363v1, whole genome shotgun sequence DNA.
GTAGAACGATGAAGAGTGAAGAGACGGTAGGAGGGGGAAGAAGGGAGAAGAAAGAAggaaatttggggaaagtgtaGAAAATTATACGGGTTAAGGGATTTCAGATtttgagcattagtgacggtttttaagaccGTCACTACTGCTCTTAAATAAATTTtcgttcattttttttaaatagaaggactattagtgacggttcttaaaaccatcactaataaaggATCAGTAGTGAAGAAAAtaagaaaccgtcactactactttgaaattatttttgtttatttttttaaataaaaggactattaatgacggttttaaaaaCCGCCACTAATAAGGAACCAGTAGTGACGAAaatataaaaccgtcactagtactctgaaattattattttttctttaaataaaagTATTACTAGTGACGATTtcgaaaactgtcactaataaaggaCAAGTAATGACGAaaataaaaaatcgtcactactactcttaaatgatttcttttttattttttctttaatataaaagactattagtgatagttctgaaaatcgtcactaataaggaacaagtagtgacgaaaataaaaatccgtcactaatagtgtgaaATActacattttcttttatttttttataatacgACTAGTAGTGACGGTggaaaaaccatcactaataccctattagtagtgatgaattttccAAACTGCCACTAATAATAGATTAGTAGTGATAGTTGCTTAATCGTCACTAGTAAATGACAATTAGTAACGATTTGAATTCGTCGCTAATATCGCAAGAACTGTCGCTAATTTTTTTCTGGGATAATTTTCGCGTGGAAAGTGGTTTCCTGCAATAGTTCGACCAgaaaaattagtttttagtgacgaaattattagtgacggttgctaaaaCAATCACTAATTCtcacactattagtgatggttcttcaGATGCgccactaatacccacttttagtgacgaaattaaaaccgtcactaataattttatcaCTAAAAACTAATTTCTTTGTAGTGTAGATCTCTCCAGATGTCATAAGCAGTGTCATGGTATGCAACACTATTATGTAACTCCTCGTTGAGTGAGTTTAACAACCATGCGATCACCATAGCATTGCAAATCAGTGAGTTGTCCTCTTTTGAATCTCCTTCTTTTGGTTTTGGTAATTTTCCATTCAcaaataccatttttttttttttttatcacagaGCATTGACAACTGAATAGTTGGTCTCCTTTAGTGGATGGGACACCAACAAGTCACTTGGTCTATCTGATTTGCTCAAATGATAATGTAGTGGTTTTGCACTCATGATTTTGGtaggctctaataccataaaatatatatataatgaaaaggtttttttttttttccttatggGAAAGAAAACTACTCCTCGTTCATTATGAAAATGGAAGTATATATACAATTTCTACATCCTTGATGTTTACATCTACAATTAAAATctctaaaaaattttcaaattctatttACAGGAGATTGTGGGAAATCATAAGTCATTTTCTTGTTACAATAATTTGATGATTCCATCCAATTTGGGATTTGCTTGTTATAATAATTTGAAAATCTCATTCGATTTGGGTTTGCTATTCCTAAAATTGAGGATGCCCACAAATTTCGTAATAGAATTGCTGTTCAATTTAGAGTGGCGAGGATGAGTAAGCGAAAGTAACTCGCAAAGAGAGCGATTGCTAGGCCAAGGCCTTGGAGGGCACTTTTCTTATTTTTacatcattttttcaaaaaacttACATCACACAGTCaaataagaaaattaacctaATTATACTCATTTGGGCAATTTTAAACAAAAATAGTTACGACCAtttaaattttgttatataaTGATATGGGCCCCAAATAGACTTTCTGGTCAGTTCAGGGTTATTGTTAATCAATTATATCTTACATGGGcgagagagagaaggggggagGGGAAAGACAGCAGAGGCAGAGCCAGATCGCTGTGATTTCATAAGCCTTGACAATCATTCAATTAGCAGTGAACAGATTCATTCTCGTTCAGAGATGCATACATAAAGAGAATCTAGAGATCGATTAATCGTCTCCTCCTAAATCATCACTCAATCAACCATAATTGCAGAATTATAAATCAAAGCAACCGTTTGTGCGAGGCATAGCTTCTGCTCCTTGGATACGCCACCGCCTTAACCTTGACATCGTCTTCCCCAAACTCGCaaggcttctcctcgtcgatccTCCCTATCGCCGCGCTGCAACTCCGACGCATTTGTTCGTAATCACCCGCAGCGTCGGGCGGCAGCTGCGGAACGACGCTCCTCTTGGAAGCCGCCCTCACGAGCTCCGCCAGCTCCTCGTCGGCGCCGCCGCCTTGCCGGCAGGACGATGAGCTGACGCTGAAGCTCCTGGGCAAGTCCATGGGTTGGCCGGTGGGGCAGCCCATGGCGCTGCTGTTGCTGAGACGCCCGGCGCACTCGGTCATGCCCTTAATGTACAAGTCCCCAGCCTTCGCCAGCGCCTTGAAGGGTGCCTTCAGGCACCTCACCAGCATGCTCGCCTTCCTACTACCCATCTTCCTCACCTTCATCATGTGATCAATTATTGAACAATACACTAATCAATTTCGATGACTGAACAATAGATATATATTTAGGCTCTAGAATTGCCCAGAACTAAATAAGAGCTGAGATGGGGATTAAAGGGGTATATGGATTTTGGGTTGTGGAGAAAGAGATTAGAGAGGGTGTTCTGTGAGAGTGTTTATATATATGCACATGCGGATTAATGATGAGGAGGCAGCAGAGGGAGATGGTCGGGAGGAAGAGGAGGATGGATAGACCGACTTCCACCGAATTAAGGTCTTGAACTATTAAATCCAAGCGGGGCATAGGCATGGGCGTGTTGACTTTTTCCATTTTCAAGGCTGCCGTATTTGAACTTGGAATTTTAACAAATAATTGGTAACATAATTCACATTTAGAGAGGGCCTTCTCTcaactaatgggtgtttgacATGACCATTGATTTTGACTTCAAcgtcaaattttgaaattttcaacCAATACTCATAGTTTAGTTTGATAGGCAGTTAGTTTATTGGTTGGCTAGAATGTAAACTAATTTTATAGAAGGTTTGTGAGTTGACCCAATATTagttttattaaatatatatatattttttaacatatatatatttctaattatatataaaaaaatttaagctcAAATTGAAATCGAGCCCCCTTTCAAATAAATAAGCTGAGCTTGACCCGACCACAACTTGGCTCAACTCGGTTACAATCCTATATTTAAGAACATTATGTATGATAATTTTTCAGACTTTATATGCAAATCCTATCCCAAATAGACATAAGAATAAAGTTTATTTCCTATTTTTTTAGGTCGAATTTTAGGATTAAAATGTCTAGCGGTTCCAAGAGAAATTAGTAGGTCTTTTCaattgtttaaaataatttttatctttaatttttatttttgaggaATTATGAAATACCAACATATTTTTAGActtttcatatttgaattaaaaatataaaaataagagATTTGTTTACTTGtggaaaacaaattttcattttttattcttaAATTTCTAAATAACTAGAAAAAAGACTTTCtcgattttcaaaattttcttgattttcaaaaagtatgtaagaataaaaatttagtaaataaaaaaaaaatattgtataattttttatacaaattatAAAAATAGAACTAAAACTTAGGTTAGCTTATGTCATAAAATCACATTTAAGaataatattaaaacaaaatttgtttagaataactaaataaattaaCGAAGCATCTGAATATTTAATACGTAACATCTTTTAATATATAAAGTTTGTAGTTTCTTTCTGAAAAATTAATGCACATATATTATATAAACGGAGGCGTCGACAGCAAATTCAATCTTTCTTGTACTTAACTTTTTCATATTATTATATGATCAAACATTAATTATTGCGATTTTTAAGGATAAATAATGAAACATGcggaaaatataataatgtttTTTTCTTCTGGGGAGCAGATTAATCATTTTTATAATGCACAGAAGTGAGAATGATTGTCCAACTTAATTAAAACAATGATAAGATAAAGGAAGAAAATTATTAAAAGTGAAACATGATGAACAGAAGGAGAAGAGCAGAAGAGAAAATTGAGTTCAAGATACAACATGGTGATCTTATTTACTTGATGAAGTGGcaaaaaattaatttaagaaaaaaataaattaagttaTCTAATAGAATAGATATAAAATCGAGGGAATATatttataaagaaaaaatattttgggtTTTCCTGATGAATTACTTGGAATGCATCAATGAATCAGCAGAAATATTTTCATCTCTTTGATTTAGTGCCTCTGGCTGGGCTTGAAGTATTAGCAACACACTCTCCTAAATCAATTCTATCGATGAAGACATCAATTCCACTCATGAAGATACTTCAATTTCAAAAAACATCAATTCCATCCATGAAAACATTTCAATTCCATCCATGAAAACACTTCTGCAAATCTCTCGCCAATTAAAGACGAATTCAAACATTTAACCGTTACTACACACTTATTGAAGATTTGATTTCAATCTTCAAGGAGCCTCAAggagcaaaatttttgaaattcaaaataccacATCTGCATCATTCATCCCCTATAAATACACATGCTTATGTTCTCTTTAAAGTATGCAATGTTCACGGCTcaattatttgaataaaaaaatattattgtttttcatgtttcaatttttctttacGAAGGGCGTCCTCACATAGGAGTTTTGGGtcatcaaataaataaatagatattataataaaaataaaaaaatatggtaaCATATTTTCTAATGAGAATTATTAGAAAaagggattttaaaaatatacatatatattattttcttttcacaattagtataaaaaatatttttttattatttatattgtaatataattgTCAAATGACACTTATTAAAGAAAACAAACTTTTATAATCTACTtatattttagaataattttatatttcttattttttttttagcaattatATATACTCTTAATTTTAGATTTATAGCATTAGaaaacttattatttttttgttcaaGTAAATAAGACTGTTACATCCTAAACTCAAAATtgactttttcttttcttttctactcttcaatgtgattttttttttcttttaaaaaaagtataaatttaaatacataaaaaaagaCAAAAAGATGCATTTATCTCCTAACTAGAAGGAAATTAGAACTTATTTTGGGAAGGAACAATTGACTATAATTAGTTAATATGCCTACTTAACAGTTATCAACATTTAATTGGATTACTAATTTCTTATATAGTCGGGTCAGTGTTAATAAAATAGGGTCATTACACTTTAGTACTCTATATCCTTACTCAAGTAATAAGTTAGCTTTCAATTATTTTTGTAAGAAAGATTTTGAGTCTCatatttgaatttttgttgaTTTGAATTAATACATTAAATGTAACAATCCGGgaaattttaaacaatttaaataataaggaagatagaagggGAAGAAGGAATAAATTCGAAAGGTGGCTGCAAGCATTCATCAACGAATAGACTGGTTTCGTCGACGCATGGGTACGTGTTCCGTCGACGAGGAAGTACCGAAAGGTGTTTTTCGCAtaactgaaattcatcgacgagtcgactgtctcgttgacgaactgtacactaggactcatcgacgaatcgacgtgtctcgtcgacgagtcccaaCGTATAAATAGCAGATTTCTTTCATTTCTGTGGGAATTCTCTACATGTTTTCTCTCTCATTCACTAAAATTCGGCactaccaccttctctcttcaatttcgagctggatttctgccggttcgacaatcagaggccaccacgacactctttgAAGAGTTCtttacaaatctgctggagtggatcgtcggtgggactaattaggaattcatcccagatttaaggtaagactttttatataaaatttggctttaccctagttgtaggaaatattatatacgaagaaatactgaagtttagttctgagagatgtggttttcagggcattgaacgaggaaccctacgggtgcaggactagttAGTTTAGgaggcttttcaagaattaggtaaggggaaatattttataataactttttagtaattattaaaatgactaattttgggtaaaaatcctacACATACAgatataatttttctaaaccaaactgatattgaaaatactattttaattatataagtattaaattgggaaaaattgtgtggttgaaaccacTTTGATCATTAAATGATTGTTGAGCTTAGTGGAATGAGGAAATTGTTAAGATTGTGAATGTCATTTCACTGAAATTCGTGCCTGGTTGAATACACTgattggattgtgaacattgtttggttgaaaatactggatgaTTGAGTATACAATGGTATTTGCGTGGACATGGTTGATGGGTCAGGTTTGTGATTGATCTGTGGTGTGGTTTatgtaaatgacgatataacgttggcagtgatatgaggaggtcgttatatcgtacctggtataactgtcatataacgttggcagtggattgattatgatatgggcGTATGCATGAAATTCGGTGAAGTGATTGTGTTGGCTACGTacgaatgttaattaattaagtatttaggaTAAAGTAGATTacttcacccgagggcttgctgagaaaggcgagtacgcaagtaattaattgtgggtaccagtgtcacgacctgctcatttttccacattttttttacatatataatATCAACATGATCCATTCCAGCTTAGCAGGTCACAatctacctggacccgtgggtacgagggataaatcagaacatatagcagaagccctagcagtagaaaacatacaataatgtacatctcaataccatatatcacaatataccagagttactatactcactgtatttccatatatacatctcaaaaataaaatctagggacataccccacaaaaatctaactatccctaccaacttacccttcacagaggATAGATAAGCAATACTATATCAGTgggacttttcccgctctcctatctggggctcctgaaaagtttataagatttaggggtgagacacctctcagtaagggaaataaactaatactagtgtgtggcaacatgagtattctgtgttttacatatatcatatataacaaattcagcactgtttatcaaatctaggaaaacatatgtatatcgaaacatggcagaacatactgcatttcataagcacatctcatctcatttcataataataacataaaaacaatcctagtaggttagctggctattgtcatgtattaaccccacatgattgggttgtgtggcccgaaggggggacctgacaatggttggccgaccactgccaagtcaaacagtagtctgtaggtccgatgggtctgccagacctggtccgtacaccaggggcgatcaacacacttcttataaaccacatcgaccatccaatctcacaccactccgtacagcgacgttaacacaaatatcatgatcacgaagaccatggagaCATAGCGACGGTaacgtgcaagtgctagcctagaccaagccaaccaggttttgatattatataacatatactaaaaccgtgatacatagatatctcatatcatttattttcacatcaatcatatcattttgcatatatacgcgtatcatgaaaatcatcggcttgtacgccggtattacacattttatcataactcggctcgtacgccggttttccatcataaaaatcaatatcataatcacattcccagaaacaatatttcatatcattttatactcatgccatacaaacggattttcacatattcaacatacgatcattttcacagtattttgcaaatataaatcatatatataaatatatttatttttactgaaatcagatactatatatacatatacatgcattttctcaaaatgaagctAGTtttgtttatccccttacctgattcctggaaagcccctaataaaactgctctgcacccgcagggttcctaactcaacaccctgaaaatgaaaactcccagtattaaagttcagtattttcacacgtacaacattttctataactaccataaagtgaATTTTGACttaaaaatcttacctcaacttagggatgatttcatacgttcccaattcaacacccctggaaatgaaaattctCAATATTAAACTTcgatatttctacgtgtacaacacttttctcaactgtcaaaagcccaaataatgagtaaaaagtcttaccctggatttgggatggtttccaccttactttcatcgacgatccgctccggcagatttggagagaacttcccaggagcgtcgtggtaacttcggattgtAGATCCGGtgaagatctggcccgaaatcgacaaaagaaagagggagaaccaaatgggagagagagagggagagagagtttgCTTCTTAGAGAAGCTTAAAAATTCGGATTTCTTGTATTTATAGaacaggattcatcgacgagccacgtccttcgtcgacgaattctcattaattttgtcgacgaaattcagtctttgtcgacaaaattcagtcggctcaaaaacccctctcggtatttcttcgtcaacgaaattcagtctttgtcgatgaagtcgactgctTCCTGCTGTTCCcgatttccattttcctttctttattatttaaatttcattttaaattcgggtcgttacatcctcccctccttataaaaatttcgttctcgaaatttaccgTTCACATATCTCGTCATCCCTTAataaggaaaaagggtctacttatttatTACCTATCcccacttatggcggaggaataccatggttacaatctgagtcttgggagattacatatacaaaagaaaaattctcccaaaactaaaatactacacttttcaaaccattacatgtacttgcaaaagaaactacctaactacttatattttatccaatcaaacttcttgaaataaatgcggatacctctacTTCATCTACtcctcgaactcccaagaagcctcttctactgcataattcctccacaaaacttttacctgaggaatcttcttgttacagagctcctatactttcctatccagaatctgtactggtacctcctcatacaccagtgaatcactaagctctaactcatcataactgatgacatgagaagagtcggggacgtatttcctcaacatagcaacatggaatacgtcgtggatcctagacaacacaggtggcaaagctagcctataggctaccggccccactttatctagaatctcaaatgaaccgataaacctaggactaagtttacccttcttcccaaatcgcataacccctttcattggagctatcttcagaaatacgtgatcacccacgtcaaactctaaatttctGCGGCGAtggtcagcataactcttctgttggctctgagctgcactgatcctatccctgataagccgaaccttatcatgcgCTTGCTGTACCAACTTTGGCCCGACAACTCGTCGCTCACCCACTTTATcacaaaacaaaggagatcgacatctcctactgtatagagcctcaaacggtgtcatgccaatgctagattgataactgttattatatgcaaactctaccagtgacatgaactgagtccaactacctccaaagtctagtacacatgcacgaagcatatcttctaatgtctatatcatcctctcagtctgcccgtctgactagggatggaatgtcgtactaaacgataactgagaccccagagcctcctacaaactcctccaaaatcgtgatgtgaatcgtgggtctcgatctgacacaatcgatactggcaccctatgagaatgaactatctcctaaatgtaaatctcctCTAAACAGCTGAGGGAATAACagatcttgataggaataaagtgatcggtcttcgtcaaacggtcaacaatcacccagatggcattctggccatgtaacgccatcagcagtcctgacacgaagtccatagatatatgatcccacttccactctgggataaataacggctgcaactgccctgctggcctctgacgctcagcctttacttgctggcacgtcaaacactgggctacatattcggcgatctctctcttcatgccactccactagtatgactctcgcagatttttgtacattttcgtactactaggatgaattgtatacaaagatctgtgagcttcctctaaaatagtcttcctgatctcagtatcagcaggaacgcataatttagaacggaaccgcaaagctctgtcatctgcaatactgaaatcCTTCCTCTGCCCCATCTGTACTCTGTTTgtcacctctgctaactctggatcTTTCCTCTGGgtggctttaattctctcatgtagattaggctataccactaggctggtaatacatactgggagatcactctctactaattctatgccgagtctctctagatacatcatgatcggatgctagaTCCCCAGAACTACCAACACtagctccctggatttcctgctcaacgcatcagctaccatgtaatgtccctcaatttcttaacataaaatgtcacatcATGGATAAAATAGTCAGCCCGAACCCGTGGgtacggggacacctgtcatacatagcgaAAAACCTAGCAACAGTAAATATGAAAAttccaaacatccatccataaaacatattactaaaaacataataccagagtttactacatcttTCAGTACTGTacatatatacaatcctcaaaatataaaatggacactaggaccatataacaaaaatct
It encodes the following:
- the LOC131146795 gene encoding uncharacterized protein LOC131146795 → MMKVRKMGSRKASMLVRCLKAPFKALAKAGDLYIKGMTECAGRLSNSSAMGCPTGQPMDLPRSFSVSSSSCRQGGGADEELAELVRAASKRSVVPQLPPDAAGDYEQMRRSCSAAIGRIDEEKPCEFGEDDVKVKAVAYPRSRSYASHKRLL